A genomic stretch from Acetomicrobium sp. S15 = DSM 107314 includes:
- a CDS encoding glycosyltransferase family 4 protein: MRVAIVHDWLVTYAGAERVLEQIIACFPEADLFAVVDFIPDGERRFLKNKPVGTSFIQKLPFAKKKYRIYLPFMPLAVEQFDLSNYDLVISSSHAVAKGVVTGPDQLHISYVYSPMRYAWDLQHQYLRETGMDRGIKGWLVRRELHKLRMWDLRTANGVDHFIADSRFVARRIWKIYRREAVVIYPPVDVNLFTLAEQKEDFYLTASRMVPYKRIDLIVEAFSHMPCKRLVVIGTGPEWDKVKAKSGANVELLGYQSSEVLRSYMQRAKAFIFAAEEDFGIVPVEAQACGTPVVAYGKGGALETVVDGITGLFFKEQTVRSLIEAIERFEGTVDNFDPVRIRENAEHFAVERFRSEFSGFVNKAWSEFIARSS; encoded by the coding sequence ATGCGGGTTGCTATTGTCCACGATTGGCTTGTTACATACGCTGGGGCGGAGCGGGTATTAGAGCAGATCATAGCGTGTTTTCCAGAGGCAGATCTGTTTGCCGTTGTGGATTTCATCCCAGATGGTGAGCGAAGGTTTTTAAAAAATAAGCCGGTTGGGACTTCTTTCATACAAAAGCTTCCCTTCGCGAAGAAGAAATACAGGATCTATCTACCCTTTATGCCCTTAGCGGTTGAGCAGTTTGACCTCTCTAACTATGATCTCGTCATTTCGAGCTCTCACGCCGTTGCAAAAGGAGTTGTTACCGGCCCTGACCAGCTTCATATAAGCTACGTTTACTCGCCGATGCGGTATGCCTGGGACTTGCAGCATCAATATTTGAGAGAAACAGGTATGGATCGCGGAATCAAGGGATGGCTCGTAAGGCGTGAGCTGCACAAGCTCCGCATGTGGGATTTAAGAACTGCTAACGGTGTTGACCATTTTATCGCCGACTCCCGCTTTGTAGCCAGGAGAATTTGGAAGATCTACAGAAGAGAGGCAGTTGTTATATACCCCCCAGTGGATGTAAATTTGTTTACGTTAGCTGAGCAGAAAGAGGACTTTTACCTCACCGCTTCGCGCATGGTGCCATACAAGCGCATCGACCTCATCGTCGAGGCGTTTTCGCACATGCCCTGTAAGCGCCTCGTCGTAATAGGCACGGGGCCTGAGTGGGATAAGGTAAAGGCTAAGTCGGGGGCAAACGTGGAGCTTTTGGGTTACCAGTCATCTGAGGTGCTCCGGAGCTATATGCAGCGGGCCAAAGCCTTCATCTTTGCCGCGGAGGAGGACTTCGGTATCGTCCCAGTGGAAGCTCAAGCATGCGGCACGCCCGTCGTAGCCTATGGCAAGGGCGGGGCACTTGAGACGGTCGTAGATGGGATAACGGGGCTTTTCTTCAAAGAGCAGACGGTTAGAAGCCTCATTGAGGCCATAGAGAGATTCGAAGGGACAGTAGATAATTTTGACCCCGTGAGGATAAGGGAAAACGCCGAGCACTTCGCAGTCGAGCGCTTCAGAAGCGAGTTTTCGGGGTTTGTGAATAAGGCGTGGAGCGAATTTATCGCTCGTTCCTCTTAA
- the wbaP gene encoding undecaprenyl-phosphate galactose phosphotransferase WbaP, translating into MDKINFERAIDSIIATNSKKNLTDIASSAQVRPWIMSGLYLGSDTAAVFLSWVLAYFLRDLAGGVLLPELYIELWPFVFLFLLAYAATGLYPAVGVPSVEEIRRTTIATTIVFTMLAAWIFLSRLGFVYSRIIFMLSWGFAIILVPLGRAVTRHICARKKWWGVPVVVLGAGKTGYMVVKTLSKTPGLGLNPVAVLDDDPQKRGDIEGVPVIGGVEVAPHLAKKLKLRYAILAMPGVPRERLLYLIEHHASFFPHLLLIPDLFGFASLWVYPKDLNGILCLEVRQQLLRTGPRVVKSVLDFVLAVFVLIFALILIPLIAIAIKLDSPGPVFYGQLRYGRDGQPFKAWKFRTMVVSADKILNEYLTKHPELKVEWEKDQKLRNDPRITRVGKILRKTSLDELPQIWNVLKGEMSTVGPRPIVQSEIEKYGKSYALYTKVKPGITGLWQVSGRNDLSYEERVALDSYYVRNWSVWLDIYILARTVPVALFGKGAY; encoded by the coding sequence GTGGACAAGATCAATTTTGAGAGGGCAATCGACTCAATAATAGCCACAAACAGCAAGAAAAACCTGACAGATATAGCCTCGTCGGCGCAAGTTCGGCCGTGGATTATGTCCGGCCTTTATCTTGGAAGCGATACTGCGGCTGTCTTCCTCTCATGGGTATTGGCGTATTTTTTGAGAGACCTGGCAGGAGGAGTGCTGCTGCCCGAGCTATACATAGAGCTCTGGCCCTTCGTCTTCCTGTTTCTGCTGGCATACGCAGCGACGGGCCTCTACCCCGCCGTGGGCGTACCTTCGGTCGAGGAGATACGGCGGACTACGATCGCTACGACCATAGTCTTCACTATGTTGGCGGCGTGGATCTTTCTCTCTCGTTTAGGATTCGTATACTCCCGCATAATATTCATGCTCTCATGGGGTTTCGCCATCATTTTAGTTCCCTTGGGCAGAGCAGTGACACGCCACATCTGCGCCCGCAAAAAATGGTGGGGAGTTCCAGTGGTCGTCTTAGGCGCTGGAAAAACCGGGTACATGGTGGTTAAAACGCTGTCAAAAACGCCGGGACTCGGTCTAAACCCAGTGGCGGTGCTGGATGACGACCCTCAAAAGCGTGGCGATATCGAAGGCGTTCCCGTCATTGGTGGGGTGGAAGTCGCCCCCCACTTAGCAAAGAAGCTAAAGCTCCGATATGCAATCCTCGCCATGCCCGGCGTGCCGAGGGAAAGATTGCTCTATTTAATAGAACATCATGCATCTTTTTTCCCTCACCTGCTCTTAATTCCTGATCTCTTCGGTTTTGCAAGCCTGTGGGTTTACCCTAAAGACCTAAATGGCATACTCTGCCTTGAGGTACGCCAGCAACTCCTGCGCACGGGACCGAGGGTGGTAAAGAGCGTTCTCGACTTCGTGCTGGCCGTCTTCGTTTTGATATTTGCGCTAATTTTGATACCACTAATAGCCATAGCCATAAAGCTCGATTCTCCAGGCCCTGTTTTTTATGGTCAATTGCGATACGGCCGCGACGGTCAGCCGTTTAAAGCCTGGAAGTTTCGGACTATGGTAGTAAGCGCCGATAAGATACTCAACGAATATTTAACAAAGCACCCTGAGCTCAAAGTGGAATGGGAAAAAGATCAAAAGTTGCGCAACGACCCACGCATAACCCGAGTTGGCAAGATATTGCGCAAGACGAGCCTGGATGAGCTACCACAAATTTGGAACGTCTTAAAGGGCGAGATGAGTACGGTAGGCCCCAGGCCTATTGTCCAGAGCGAAATAGAAAAATACGGGAAATCTTACGCCCTCTACACGAAGGTAAAGCCAGGCATAACCGGCCTGTGGCAAGTCTCGGGGCGTAATGATCTCTCATACGAAGAGCGCGTAGCGCTGGATTCCTATTATGTGCGCAACTGGTCTGTGTGGCTCGATATATATATCCTTGCGCGCACCGTCCCCGTTGCCCTGTTCGGCAAAGGTGCCTATTAA
- a CDS encoding mannose-1-phosphate guanylyltransferase/mannose-6-phosphate isomerase, which produces MNNLYALILAGGSGTRLWPWSREELPKQFLALAGKESLFQQTVRRLSLLVSPSHLYIAASSQWGALLRHQMRKLLEFPHDPVITEPTARNTCAAIALGLTYILEHGASPEDSVFVSPSDHVIKDEDAFAEALKRGYEASKEGYLVTFGIPPTRPDTGFGYIEVEPETLKGNGYFKALRFVEKPDEHTARAYLESGRYLWNGGFFLFKIKKMLEALKEYMPEVGRLASEGYEKLCSCFEKLPSISIDYAVMEKAKDVVAVPLEAGWSDIGSWDALYETLDKDEDKNVTRGDVELASSEGNLVFGNNRLIVGLNISDLIIADTPDALLVAKRGSSQEVRKIVSKLKEEKRREATEASINVRPWGMYQILYQGERFKIKRIVIEPGARLSLQYHHHRSEHWVVVRGTALAKVGDEERFVHEGESIFVSKSTLHRLSNPGKLPLEIIEVQNGEYVGEDDIVRIEDDFKRNER; this is translated from the coding sequence ATGAATAACCTTTACGCCTTAATCCTCGCTGGAGGTAGTGGCACCCGCCTTTGGCCCTGGTCGAGGGAGGAGCTACCAAAGCAGTTCCTCGCCCTCGCAGGAAAAGAGAGCCTCTTTCAGCAGACTGTAAGGCGCCTTAGTTTGCTCGTTTCACCGTCGCATCTCTATATCGCGGCTTCGTCTCAATGGGGGGCATTGCTTCGACACCAGATGCGTAAACTGTTGGAATTTCCTCATGACCCTGTAATAACAGAACCGACCGCCCGCAATACCTGCGCAGCCATAGCCTTGGGGCTAACGTATATATTAGAGCATGGAGCAAGTCCAGAAGATTCGGTCTTTGTAAGCCCAAGCGACCACGTGATAAAAGACGAAGACGCTTTTGCGGAGGCATTAAAGCGAGGCTACGAAGCTTCAAAAGAAGGGTATTTAGTGACCTTTGGCATTCCTCCCACGAGGCCAGATACGGGCTTTGGCTACATCGAGGTAGAACCTGAAACGCTAAAAGGCAATGGTTATTTTAAGGCTCTTCGCTTTGTCGAAAAGCCAGACGAGCATACTGCTAGAGCTTACCTTGAAAGCGGAAGGTATCTTTGGAACGGCGGGTTTTTCCTTTTTAAGATAAAGAAAATGCTTGAGGCCTTAAAGGAATACATGCCGGAAGTGGGAAGACTCGCAAGCGAAGGTTACGAAAAATTGTGCTCGTGCTTTGAAAAGCTCCCTTCTATATCCATAGACTACGCCGTGATGGAAAAGGCAAAAGATGTAGTAGCTGTTCCACTTGAAGCTGGGTGGTCTGACATAGGTTCTTGGGATGCCCTTTATGAGACTTTGGACAAAGATGAAGACAAAAACGTGACGAGGGGCGATGTGGAACTCGCTTCAAGTGAAGGCAATTTGGTCTTTGGTAACAACAGGTTGATCGTGGGATTAAACATAAGCGACCTCATCATAGCCGACACCCCGGATGCGCTGCTTGTGGCAAAAAGGGGAAGCTCTCAAGAGGTGCGTAAAATTGTGTCTAAACTAAAGGAAGAAAAAAGGCGCGAGGCCACGGAGGCTTCTATCAACGTCCGCCCTTGGGGAATGTATCAAATACTATATCAGGGGGAGCGCTTCAAGATAAAGCGCATCGTGATAGAACCTGGCGCGCGCTTGAGCCTTCAGTATCACCATCACAGGAGCGAGCACTGGGTGGTCGTTCGAGGCACTGCCCTCGCTAAAGTGGGCGACGAGGAGAGGTTCGTCCACGAAGGCGAAAGTATCTTCGTATCCAAAAGCACGCTGCATCGCCTGTCGAACCCCGGCAAACTTCCACTTGAAATCATAGAGGTGCAAAACGGCGAATATGTGGGCGAAGACGACATCGTAAGGATAGAGGATGATTTTAAGAGGAACGAGCGATAA